A genomic region of Paramormyrops kingsleyae isolate MSU_618 chromosome 19, PKINGS_0.4, whole genome shotgun sequence contains the following coding sequences:
- the LOC111861005 gene encoding protein phosphatase 1 regulatory subunit 14B-like, which translates to MASEASSQPRVMFHTSEKEKEDEECPRCTLVKLTVKYNRKDLQRRLDIEEWIEGQLHLLYDCEEDDIPQLEIDIDELLELPDTEQRSRLQDLLQECAKPKEEFINGLLYRMKGLRKMSVTLKK; encoded by the exons ATGGCATCAGAGGCGAGCTCTCAGCCCAGAGTGATGTTCCACACCTCGGAAAAGGAGAAGGAGGATGAGGAATGCCCCCGGTGCACGCTTGTCAAGCTGACAGTCAAGTACAACCGCAAGGACCTGCAGAGAAGGCTGGACATCGAGGAGTGGATAGAGGGCCAGCTACACCTGCTCTATGACTGTGAG GAGGATGACATACCACAGTTAGAGATTGACATAGATGAGCTGCTTGAGCTGCCAGATACTGAGCAACGATCAAGACTGCAA GACCTTCTTCAAGAATGTGCAAAGCCGAAAGAG GAGTTCATCAATGGACTCCTGTATCGAATGAAGGGACTTCGCAAGATGTCAGTAACCTTGAAAAAGTGA
- the LOC111861013 gene encoding acyl-coenzyme A thioesterase 1-like isoform X2, which translates to MRMYRIQRLCSRSFYSTSTVMDFRPRLQILPSRKSLFDEPLQIKVDGLIPEQRVELKAKLIDDRGVLFKSSAEYSADFSGTVDLGTSGSLGGSYTGIEPMGLFWSMTPEKPCSRLMIKDASRSLLVNIEVINATDLGHALASETVERGFMVEGTRRSPVKVGRIRGTLFVPPGPGPFPGVLDLYTFGGGLTEVRGSLLANKGFVVLCLAYYNYADLPKSVSHFDLEYFEEALTFLRSQPEVRGPGVGIISISKGADLALSIASLLPGVSATVWINGCNANVMLPLHYKDMVIPPLIPDFSKITFAQPGILDVRESVTDPMAEGSRSTIIPVERASCRFLFVASEDDRNWNSCLFAEQAATRLKVHGKDNFEVIKYPRAGHFLEVPYMPHYPLGIHPVVGKVVAYGGDARGHAYAHLELWRRVQVFFQEHLVVGSHKAML; encoded by the exons ATGCGGATGTATAGAATACAACGCCTTTGTAGTCGATCGTTTTATAGTACATCAACTGTAATGGATTTTCGGCCTCGTTTGCAGATTCTTCCCAGCCGGAAGAGTCTGTTTGATGAGCCGCTGCAAATAAAAGTGGACGGTCTTATTCCAGAGCAGCGTGTGGAGCTGAAAGCTAAGCTAATTGATGACAGAGGCGTACTTTTTAAGTCATCTGCCGAATATAGCGCAGACTTCAGCGGTACTGTTGATTTAGGAAcctctggttctctgggtgGCAGCTATACAGGCATTGAACCTATGGGACTGTTCTGGTCTATGACGCCAGAAAAACCCTGCTCCAGACTTATGATTAAGGACGCATCGAGGTCTCTTCTGGTTAATATCGAAGTAATTAATGCCACGGATTTGGGACACGCACTTGCAAGTGAGACTGTGGAAAGAGGATTCATGGTGGAAGGAACTCGCAGGTCACCCGTAAAAGTTGGAAGAATACGGGGAACCTTGTTTGTACCACCTG GACCTGGTCCATTCCCAGGGGTTCTTGATTTGTACACATTCGGTGGTGGCTTGACAGAGGTGCGGGGAAGCCTGCTGGCAAACAAAGGCTTTGTGGTTTTGTGTCTGGCGTACTACAATTATGCCGATTTGCCCAAGTCTGTCAGCCATTTTGATCTGGAATACTTTGAAGAAGCCCTGACGTTCCTCCGGAGTCAGCCtgag GTCAGAGGTCCTGGAGTTGGGATTATTTCAATCTCTAAAGGTGCAGATCTGGCCTTGTCAATAGCCTCATTACTCCCTGGTGTCTCTGCCACTGTGTGGATCAATGGCTGCAATGCCAATGTCATGTTACCTTTGCACTACAAAGACATGGTCATCCCTCCACTCATCCCTGATTTCAGCAAAATAACTTTTGCACAACCTGGAATTCTGGATGTGCGGGAGTCTGTGACTGACCCCATGGCAGAGGGAAGTCGATCTACCATTATCCCTGTTGAAAGGGCCAGCTGCAGGTTCCTCTTTGTGGCATCTGAGGACGACAGAAATTGGAACAGCTGCCTTTTTGCAGAGCAGGCTGCCACACGACTGAAGGTTCATGGGAAAGACAACTTCGAGGTTATAAAGTATCCAAGGGCAGGCCACTTCCTGGAAGTTCCCTACATGCCACATTATCCTCTTGGTATTCATCCTGTTGTAGGCAAAGTTGTGGCATATGGGGGTGATGCGAGGGGCCATGCATATGCACACTTGGAACTTTGGAGAAGAGTTCAGGTGTTTTTCCAAGAGCATCTTGTTGTTGGTTCCCATAAAGCTATGTTGTAA
- the LOC111861017 gene encoding kunitz-type protease inhibitor 1-like, with product MTQFFGGLLLCFALILIQRLSECVDEHCLANFKKGKKDFFVDVTDSVNNGATFIDSPPVEHAEDCVQACCKHGTCNLAMLEQNVEGDAVKSCYLFDCLYANRHVCTFVKRTGFNSYILKSVFDNFLDGHQKTPRKDDRPPVANAGEDMTVQPTTDVLLNGFQSRDDHKIISYQWTLLSGNESVTVEKTELEDQVKLSNLHPGEYVFQLTVTDSKGQSDSAQVTVRVLSPKETARYCLVPSKVGPCRAHFPRWYYNASSQMCESFAYGGCKSNLNNYLTQSECNNTCMGASEVSTHASRGFHPPETKAPVCGQPCGAQRFSCADGCCVDAELECDGLNQCHDGSDEASCQYLNTTLNHLLNIPVDKLEVRCTVPPETGPCRAYMTRFYYNPIYRKCFEFIYGGCGNFPNNFDIESTCLDTCKSITEDDVFLRGIFERSKEEKSHSVGVVIGLLLGGVMAVLLAVLVYRALKTKKEEVHHQRVPVNPTPVPVQDDAEHLVYNTTTKPL from the exons ATGACTCAGTTTTTCGGTGGATTGTTATTATGCTTCGCGCTGATCTTAATTCAAAGATTGTCCGAGTGCGTCGACGAGCACTGCCTGGCAAATTTCAAGAAAGGGAAGAAGGACTTTTTCGTAGATGTAACAGATTCGGTTAACAACGGGGCCACCTTCATCGACTCCCCACCCGTGGAGCACGCCGAAGACTGTGTGCAAGCTTGCTGCAAACATGGCACCTGTAACCTGGCCATGCTGGAGCAGAATGTGGAGGGAGACGCCGTGAAAAGCTGCTATCTTTTCGACTGTTTGTACGCAAACAGACATGTTTGCACGTTTGTAAAACGTACGGGATTCAACAGTTACATCTTAAAGAGTGTCTTCGATAACTTCCTGGACGGCCACCAAAAAACTCCAA GAAAAGATGACCGGCCTCCTGTGGCCAACGCTGGGGAGGACATGACTGTTCAACCGACGACCGACGTGCTTCTGAATGGCTTCCAGAGCCGAGATGATCATAAGATCATTAGTTACCAGTGGACCTTGCTAAGTGGGAACGAATCGGTCACTGTGGAG AAAACGGAGCTGGAGGACCAGGTGAAGCTCTCCAACCTGCATCCGGGCGAGTACGTGTTCCAGCTGACCGTCACAGATTCCAAGGGGCAGTCAGACTCTGCTCAGGTCACTGTACGGGTCCTGTCTCCCAAGGAAACAGCAC GGTACTGTCTCGTCCCCAGCAAAGTCGGACCCTGCCGGGCCCACTTCCCCCGCTGGTATTACAACGCCTCCTCGCAAATGTGCGAGAGCTTCGCGTACGGAGGGTGCAAGAGCAACCTGAACAATTACCTCACCCAGTCGGagtgtaacaacacctgcatGGGCGCGTCCG AAGTGTCTACTCATGCCAGTAGGGGGTTCCATCCACCTGAAACCAAAG CCCCTGTATGCGGCCAGCCCTGCGGAGCACAGCGTTTCTCCTGCGCCGACGGCTGCTGTGTGGATGCCGAGCTGGAGTGTGACGGCCTGAATCAGTGCCACGATGGCAGCGATGAAGCGTCCTGTCAGTACT TAAACACGACATTAAATCACCTGCTGAATATCCCTGTGGATAAACTGGAAG TGCGCTGCACGGTGCCTCCAGAGACTGGGCCCTGCCGGGCTTACATGACCCGTTTCTACTATAACCCAATCTACCGGAAGTGTTTCGAGTTCATCTACGGTGGCTGCGGAAATTTCCCAAACAATTTCGACATAGAGAGCACTTGCCTGGACACCTGCAAATCCATCACAG AGGACGACGTCTTCTTGCGGGGAATTTTTGAGCGCTCCAAGGAGGAGAAAAGCCATTCTG TTGGTGTCGTTATCGGCCTTCTGCTGGGTGGAGTCATGGCGGTGCTGTTGGCGGTGCTGGTGTACCGCGCCCTCAAGACCAAGAAGGAGGAGGTGCATCACCAACGTGTGCCTGTTAACCCCACCCCCGTGCCTGTCCAGGACGATGCAGAGCACCTGGTTTACAACACGACCACCAAGCCCCTCTGA